Sequence from the Thermoanaerobaculia bacterium genome:
CTCGAGAAGGCCTGCGAGAAGCGTCCGGTGTCGCTGCGCCAGCTCGAAGAGATCGTGGACGCCGCCGAGAGCCTGCTGACGGAGCAGGAGGACCGCGAGCTCTCGACGAGCGAGATCGGCGCCTTCGCGATGGAGCGCCTGCGCGAGCTCGACCAGGTGGCCTACGTCCGCTTCGCCTCGGTCTACCGCCGTTTCGAGGACGTGGGCGAGTTCATGGACGAGCTGAAGACCCTGCTCAAGAAGAAAGGCACCGCATGAAGTCGCGGGAGAACCCGCTGGACGAGACCACCCGGCTGCCCGACATCCTGCCGGTGCTGCCGCTCAAAGACGCCGTCCTCTACCCGTTCATCATCGTCCCGCTGTCGCTCGGGCGCGAGAGCTCGATTCGAGCCGTCGACCAGTCGCTGGCCGAGAACCGGATGGTTCTCCTGGTGGCGCAGCGTGACGCCGCGATCGAGGAGCCCGAGCAGTCCGACCTCTACGAGGTCGGCACCGCCGCCTCGATCATGCGCATGCTGAAGTTGCCGGACGGCCGGATCCGCCTGCTCGTCCAGGGGGTCGCCCGCGTCCGTCTGGAGCACCTCTCCCGACCCGACGACTTCCCCCAGGCGCGCATCGTGCCGATTCCAGAGAGTCCGGAGAGGCCGGGCTCGCTCGCCACCCAGGCGCTGGTGCGCTCGGCCAAAGAGAGCATGGACCGCATCGTCGGCCTGGGAAAGGGCGTCTCGCCCGAGGTCCTCGTGCTGGTCGCCAACCTCGAGGATCCCGGCCGGCTGGCCGATCTCATCGCCAGCAACCTCGAGCTCGCGATTCCCGACGCGCAGCGGGTGCTCGAGACGATCGACGGCACCGAGCGCCTGAAGATGGTCACCGAATTCATGCTGCGCGAGATCCAGCTGCTCACGATGCAGCAGGAGATCTCTTCCCAGGCCCGCGG
This genomic interval carries:
- the nrdR gene encoding transcriptional repressor NrdR, with translation LEKACEKRPVSLRQLEEIVDAAESLLTEQEDRELSTSEIGAFAMERLRELDQVAYVRFASVYRRFEDVGEFMDELKTLLKKKGTA